A single window of Sander lucioperca isolate FBNREF2018 chromosome 22, SLUC_FBN_1.2, whole genome shotgun sequence DNA harbors:
- the nfe2l1b gene encoding endoplasmic reticulum membrane sensor NFE2L1b — translation MLYLKKYFTEGLIQFTILLSLIGVRVDVDTYLSNQLPPLREIILGPSSAYTQTQFHNLRNTLDGNGIHPKSVDLDQFFTTRRLLNQVRQLDRIFVPSTELNTWLVHRDSETVVSTSSQSSPSITLDNGGGLEDANNPDATPAMRGGSGTPESTYNLNEADSSLGAVAPEGNQEPSSRDGNDDLTKEDIDLIDILWRQDIDLGAGREVFNYSNRQKESEEEKPHPQENKDGNEEQERWRNGVNLQGAQPVDGETGESIPEQLPGLGSQTSLSLQECLRLLEATFPFGEESEFPAPVVTPEIVSNDGVPSTSQSLPLAPQLPPAEPQLDLEQQWQDIMAIMELQAMEVNITSPHSNSSSDIDSSGTTESNTGGNFGLPTHSTPVNQDVSLHQASLPSCSQDFPQIFNPQLDSTSNAPRTTMPRLASSNSSNINSTFGATNLTGIFLPPHINSSSTNITSTPILPDPFSNLLEESMLDEISLLDLAMEEGFSQAQASQLEDELDSDSGLSLDSSHSPASPSSSETSCSSAASSSSTSATFSEEGAVGYSTDSEVATVETEEGAVGGYQPGYSKLCRMSYQDPSQFHGLPQLDSISHNHTYNLPLSSAFAEHPELPISVGKKTVRDKHNKLQPPQDLLDKHSSRDERRARAMKIPFSNEKIINLPVEEFNELLAKHHLSEGQLALIRDIRRRGKNKMAAQNCRKRKLDTIINLEQGVQDLRRDKSRLLKEKMEFIRSIRQMKQKMQSLYQEVFTQLRDEEGRPYPPSEYSLQYSADGSVLIMPRGVTTAEQNRKPEKKQKDKKK, via the exons ATGCTTTACCTGAAAAAATACTTCACAGAGGGCCTGATTCAGTTCACCATCCTTCTGAGTCTCATTGGGGTGCGGGTGGACGTTGACACCTATCTAAGCAACCAGCTGCCCCCACTGAGAGAGATCATCCTGGGCCCTAGCTCAGCCTACACCCAGACACAATTTCACAACCTGCGCAACACGCTGGACGGCAATGGCATCCATCCAAAGAGTGTGGACCTCGACCAGTTTTTCACCACTCGGCGGCTGCTGAACCAGGTGCGCCAGCTGGATCGCATCTTTGTGCCCAGTACCGAGCTCAACACCTGGCTAGTGCATCGTGACTCAGAGACTGTGGTGTCCACCAGCAGCCAGTCCAGCCCCAGCATCACCCTGGACAATGGGGGCGGCCTAGAGGACGCTAACAACCCTGACGCTACCCCGGCCATGAGGGGAGGAAGCGGAACACCTGAATCCACATACAACCTGAACGAAGCGGACAGCAGCCTGGGAGCTGTGGCCCCAGAGGGCAACCAGGAGCCGAGCAGCAGGGATGGCAATGACGACCTCACCAAAGAG GACATTGACTTGATTGACATCCTATGGAGACAGGACATCGACCTCGGTGCAGGAAGAGAAGTGTTCAACTACAGCAACCGTCAGAAGGAGAGTGAGGAGGAGAAGCCCCACCCACAGGAGAACAAAGACGGGAATGAGGAACAAGAGAGGTGGAGAAATGGAGTGAACTTACAAGGTGCTCAGCCAGTAGATGGGGAGACTGGAGAGAGTATTCCAGAGCAG CTCCCAGGTCTGGGCTCACAGACTTCACTCTCTCTACAAGAATGCTTGAGGCTGCTGGAGGCCACTTTCCCTTTTGGAGAAGAatctgag tttccAGCACCGGTTGTCACCCCGGAAATAGTTTCCAATGATGGAGTTCCGTCTACTTCTCAGAGCCTTCCTCTGGCACCACAGCTGCCCCCAGCAGAGCCCCAGTTAGACCTGGAGCAGCAGTGGCAAGACATCATGGCCATCATGGAGCTACAA GCAATGGAAGTGAACATCACTTCGCCCCACAGCAACTCCAGCAGTGACATCGACTCAAGTGGGACAACTGAGTCAAACACCGGGGGAAACTTTGGACTCCCTACTCACTCAACACCGGTAAACCAGGATGTCAGCCTTCACCAGGCCTCCCTGCCCAGCTGCAGCCAAGACTTCCCCCAGATTTTCAATCCCCAGTTGGACTCTACTAGCAACGCCCCGAGAACCACAATGCCCAGACTCGCTTCCAGCAACTCCAGCAACATCAACTCCACATTTGGCGCCACTAACCTGACAGGGATCTTTCTCCCACCACACATCAATAGTTCTAGTACCAACATTACGTCCACGCCAATCCTGCCCGATCCATTCAGCAACCTGCTGGAAGAGTCCATGTTAGATGAGATCAGCTTGCTGGACCTCGCTATGGAAGAGGGCTTCAGTCAGGCTCAAGCTTCGCAGTTGGAGGATGAGCTTGACTCCGATTCTGGCCTCTCCCTGGACTCCAGCCACAGCCCAGCCTCCCCGAGCAGCTCCGAGACATCCTGCTCTTCGGCAGCGTCTTCGTCGTCGACGTCTGCCACCTTCTCCGAGGAGGGAGCCGTGGGGTACAGCACCGACTCCGAGGTCGCTACTGTGGAGACGGAGGAAGGTGCCGTCGGTGGTTATCAGCCTGGGTACAGCAAGCTGTGCCGCATGAGCTACCAGGACCCCTCCCAGTTCCACGGCCTCCCTCAGCTCGACAGCATCAGCCACAATCACACTTACAACCTGCCGCTTTCCTCTGCGTTCGCTGAGCATCCAGAGCTCCCCATTTCAGTTGGGAAGAAGACTGTCCGCGACAAACACAACAAGCTTCAGCCTCCTCAGGACTTGCTCGACAAGCACTCAAGCCGCGATGAACGCCGAGCCCGGGCCATGAAAATCCCCTTCTCCAACGAGAAGATCATCAACCTGCCCGTGGAAGAGTTCAATGAGCTTCTAGCCAAGCACCACCTGAGCGAAGGCCAGCTAGCCCTCATCCGCGACATCCGCAGGCGTGGCAAGAACAAGATGGCGGCCCAGAACTGCCGCAAGCGCAAGCTGGACACCATCATCAACCTGGAGCAGGGCGTCCAGGACCTGAGGCGCGACAAGTCCCGCCTActgaaggagaagatggagtTCATTCGTTCCATCCGGCAGATGAAGCAGAAGATGCAAAGTCTGTACCAAGAGGTGTTCACTCAGCTACGGGATGAGGAGGGCCGGCCCTACCCCCCCAGTGAGTACTCGCTCCAGTACAGCGCTGACGGCAGCGTGCTGATCATGCCCCGCGGCGTGACAACTGCTGAGCAGAACCGTAAGCccgagaaaaaacaaaaagacaaaaagaagtgA